Part of the Prevotella communis genome is shown below.
CTAAGAGAGGGCACCACATAATTTAAAATCTTTTTCATATCTTCTCGTATTATGTTAATGATTATTTCTTGCTAGAAAGCGTTGATGCAAATATATAGGCAAAAATCATGAAACTGACAATATGTCTCGATTTTTTCTTGCATTTTAACATTTCACGCAAAACCTTTAAAATCCGTTTGCTCGCTGACGAAAGAAATTTGCATTCGTTTAATAATTTAATTTAAGTAAATTTTTGCTTTTCACGCCATTTTTTCGTACCTTTGCAGTCAGAAGAATTATGGACGACGCAAAAATCATCAACGACCCGGTATTCGGGTTTATCAAAATACCACGCGGCCTGCTTTATGACATCGTGAAGCACCCGCTGTTTCAACGACTCAATCGCATCAATCAACTGGGTCTGGCATCTGTGGTCTATCCAGGTGCCCGCCATACGCGTTTTCAGCACTCGCTGGGGGCCTTCCACCTGATGAGCGAAGCCATCCAGTCGCTCCAGCAGAAGGGACAGTTTATCTTTGACTCTGAAGCCGAGGCAGTAGAGGCGGCCATCCTGATGCACGACATCGGGCACGGCCCGTTCTCGCACGTACTGGAGAATACCCTCATCAGGGGCATCTCCCATGAGGACATCTCGCTGATGATGATGGAGCAGATCAACAAGGATTTGGGAGGACAGTTGAACCTGGCCATCTCTATCTTCAAGGACCACTATCCGAAACGTTTTCTGCACCAGTTGATATCCAGTCAGCTGGACATGGACCGACTGGACTATCTGCGTCGTGATTCGTTCTTCACCGGTGTCACGGAGGGCAATATCGGCTCTGCCAGAATCATCAAGATGCTGAACGTGGTAGACGACCGTTTAGTGGTTGAACAAAAGGGTATCTATTCACTCGAGAACTACCTGACTTCCAGGCGGTTAATGTACTGGCAGGTATATCTCCACAAGACGGCTGTTGCCTACGAAAAGGTGCTGGTCAACATGCTGACCAGGGCAAAGGATCTGGCCAAACGGGGACATCAGGTATTTGCGTCGCCTGCCCTCTCCTACTTCATCGAAAACGATGTCAACGCACAATGGTTTGCCGACCACGAAGAGGCGCTTCACATGTACGAGGAACTGGACGACAGCGACATCTGGAGTGCCATGAAAGCATGGAAGCATTCCGATGACAAGATACTGTCGACCCTGGCTACGGATATGCTGGACCGCCGCATCTTCAAGGTGGAGGTACACGACAGTCCCATCACCGACGAACGTATTGACGAGCTGCAGACCATGA
Proteins encoded:
- a CDS encoding HD domain-containing protein is translated as MDDAKIINDPVFGFIKIPRGLLYDIVKHPLFQRLNRINQLGLASVVYPGARHTRFQHSLGAFHLMSEAIQSLQQKGQFIFDSEAEAVEAAILMHDIGHGPFSHVLENTLIRGISHEDISLMMMEQINKDLGGQLNLAISIFKDHYPKRFLHQLISSQLDMDRLDYLRRDSFFTGVTEGNIGSARIIKMLNVVDDRLVVEQKGIYSLENYLTSRRLMYWQVYLHKTAVAYEKVLVNMLTRAKDLAKRGHQVFASPALSYFIENDVNAQWFADHEEALHMYEELDDSDIWSAMKAWKHSDDKILSTLATDMLDRRIFKVEVHDSPITDERIDELQTMIARNMGIDKRDAHYMMSINRIQKDMYAVDDDSIDILYKDGTIRDISEASEILNVALLSKKIRKYYLCYQRFQ